A stretch of the bacterium SCSIO 12827 genome encodes the following:
- a CDS encoding peptidylprolyl isomerase yields MTFQNALRAGGVAVLMGLAPLSFAAAPVLAADDPVAATVDGTKIMRSEVTEAYSRLPAEYQQVPLEQIYPALLNSLIDTKLAAIKARKEKIHETAEFKEELAAFTERLLGSTLIQRAVDAKVTDQAVAARYAEVTKDMGGQVEVHARHILVKTEDEAKAVIKELAGGADFADTAKKKSTGPSGPNGGDLGYFGKGQMVPEFEKAAFALDKGAMTKTPVKTQFGWHVIKVEDKRSQPAPSLEEMEPQIRDSLTREIGAEVTKGLRETAKIERFNLDGTPAK; encoded by the coding sequence GTCTGGCGCCCCTAAGTTTTGCCGCGGCGCCGGTTCTGGCCGCCGACGACCCGGTGGCCGCCACGGTGGACGGCACCAAAATCATGCGCTCCGAGGTCACCGAGGCCTACAGCCGCCTGCCGGCCGAATACCAGCAGGTGCCGCTTGAGCAGATCTACCCGGCGTTGCTGAACAGCCTGATCGACACCAAGCTGGCGGCCATCAAGGCGCGCAAGGAAAAGATCCATGAAACGGCCGAGTTCAAGGAGGAACTGGCGGCGTTCACCGAACGGCTGCTGGGCTCGACCCTGATTCAGCGGGCGGTCGATGCCAAGGTCACGGACCAGGCGGTCGCCGCGCGCTATGCCGAAGTCACAAAGGACATGGGCGGCCAGGTCGAAGTCCATGCCCGCCATATCCTCGTGAAAACCGAGGATGAGGCGAAGGCGGTGATCAAGGAATTGGCCGGCGGCGCCGATTTCGCCGATACGGCGAAGAAGAAATCGACCGGTCCTTCCGGCCCCAACGGCGGCGACCTGGGTTATTTCGGCAAGGGTCAGATGGTGCCCGAGTTCGAAAAGGCGGCCTTCGCCCTTGATAAGGGAGCGATGACCAAGACGCCGGTGAAGACCCAGTTCGGATGGCATGTCATCAAGGTCGAGGACAAGCGTTCACAGCCGGCCCCCTCGCTTGAGGAAATGGAACCGCAGATTCGCGACAGCCTGACCCGCGAGATCGGCGCCGAGGTGACCAAGGGCCTGCGCGAGACGGCGAAAATCGAACGCTTCAATTTGGACGGCACTCCGGCTAAGTAG